The Miscanthus floridulus cultivar M001 chromosome 7, ASM1932011v1, whole genome shotgun sequence genome includes a region encoding these proteins:
- the LOC136462719 gene encoding putative homeobox-leucine zipper protein HOX26, with protein MSSLTTAGSSMEEQYYSVPVSAEEVGTHLSLGIGGRSGGGGGAKSLWLAPPPRTVQLFGEVLSVQDDDLRDGDEAQALQHHRRPTGAAATASRKKKRDAAAGGGTATAAAADRHQSKKSKTTCGDDGDGGGGGGGRKKLRLTAAQATMLEDSFRAHNILSHGEKQELARRVGLSARQVDVWFQNRRARTKLKQTEVDCDLLRRWCDRLTDDNARLRRDLADHRRAAASSTSLGAAV; from the exons ATGTCTAGCCTCACCACGGCCGGCAGCAGCATGGAGGAGCAGTACTACTCCGTGCCCGTGTCTGCGGAGGAGGTCGGCACGCACCTGTCCCTGGGGATCGGCGGACgcagcggaggaggaggaggagctaagaGCCTGTGGCTAGCACCGCCGCCGCGGACGGTGCAGCTGTTCGGCGAGGTGCTGTCGGTGCAGGACGATGATCTTCGTGACGGTGACGAAGCGCAAGCACTTCAGCACCACCGGCGGCCGACtggggcggcggcgacggcgagcaggaagaagaagagagacgcAGCCGccggcggtggcaccgccacagCCGCTGCTGCTGATAGGCATCAGAGTAAGAAGTCCAAGACGACGTgcggcgacgacggcgacggcggcggcggcggcggcgggaggaagAAGCTCCGGCTCACCGCCGCGCAGGCCACCATGCTCGAGGACAGCTTCCGCGCCCACAACATCCTCTCTCAC GGAGAGAAGCAGGAGCTGGCGCGGCGTGTGGGGCTGAGCGCGCGGCAGGTGGACGTGTGGTTCCAGAACCGGCGGGCGCGGACCAAGCTCAAGCAGACAGAGGTCGACTGCGACCTGCTGCGACGCTGGTGCGACCGCCTCACCGACGACAACGCCCGCCTCAGGAGGGACCTCGCCGACCACCGCCGGGCGGCGGCTTCGTCCACGAGCCTGGGCGCCGCCGTCTAA